GCACCCGTTTATTTAATTTTTCAAAATCAAATTCAACCGTTTCTGTGAAGATTTCTGGGTCTGGTGTAAAATGAACAGTTGTTCCTGTGCGATCAGTCTCACCGATAATCTCCAGATCCGCTACGACGTGCCCGCGACGGTATTCTTGAAAATAAATTTGACCGTTCTTGTAAACCCGAACATCAAGTTGAGTAGAAAGAGCATTAACCACAGAAGATCCGACACCATGCAATCCTCCAGATACCTTGTACCCGCCACCGCCAAATTTTCCTCCAGCATGAAGAATGGTAAAGACAGTTTCTACCGCAGGGCGACCTGTTTTTTCTTGAATATCTACAGGGATTCCACGACCGTCATCAACAACGGTAATCGAATTATCTTTCTCAATAAACACTTGAATATGTGTTGCAAAACCAGCTAATGCCTCATCAATTGAGTTATCTACAATTTCCCAAACAAGATGATGCAGTCCTTCTTTTGAAGTTGAGCCAATATACATCCCTGGACGCATTCGGACAGCTTCCAAACCTTCTAAAACCTGAATTTGACTGGCATCATAATCTTGTGCTTGCATTTCTTTAGTTTCTTCTGACATACGATTCCTTTTCTATATTTTTATAAATTTCTTGAGATTTTCCATATCATCAAAGAGATAAGTTGCAAAGCCAGCTGATTGACCTGCTTCTGTGTCAATTGAACGATCTCCGATGACTAACCCATTCTCAATCTGATACTTATCTTTTAAATAAAGCATTGACTCAGGATTTGGCTTTCTCTTAAAACCACGATTAGAAGTCACAACTTCTGTAAAGTAGCCTGAAATCCCTGTTTTATCAAGAATCTCTAAAACCTGATCATTCCGATGAGAAATCAGAAAATTACGCCCTCCTTGTGCAACGATATTCTTGAGCAAATCTGCAGCACCTTCAAATAATACTGGATGAGCTAACTCTCTTGCTTCATTCACTTTATAAGTTTGTAAAAATGCAGGAATGTTGGGCGCAAATTGAGCAACTGCATAGGGAGTTGAAACCTTTAGCGCCTTGTAAACATCATCATGGGCAGCTTGAATCCCAAAACCAGCTAACGTTTCTACAAATGCAGCCGTTGACGTCTCGTAATTATTGAGGAGAGTCCCCCCTAAATCCCAAATATAATCTTGATAATCCATACCTTTTATTATAACATATTTTTGTAAAAAATGGCTGTTAAAACAGATAGGAAAGCCTATTTTAGACATGAATTTTCATAAAAAAACTTACTTGGATCATTCCAAATAAGTTTTAGTATCATAGAGCATCAATCACTATAGACATCATTGTAAAGCATCGCCGTTGCAAGCTGCTCACTGTCTCCACCTAACTGATGAACCAGCTCATAAGCAAAAGTTAGAGCAGTTGCGGGACCTCGGCTGGTAATCACTTTCCCATCAACAACGACAGTTTGTTTGATGTAAGTTCCAGTTTCAATATCTGACTCGATACCATCATAACAGGTAAATTGTTTGTTCTTTAAGACTCCTGCACGATTTAGTGCAATCGGTGCTGCGCAAATGGCTGCTATCCACTTGCCTTCTTCTTGCATCTTTTGTAGAGCTGACATC
This Streptococcus anginosus DNA region includes the following protein-coding sequences:
- a CDS encoding DJ-1 family glyoxalase III; translated protein: MTKVAVMLANGFEEIEALTVVDVLRRAGILCDMIGFEKAVTGSHGIAVQADKVWAGKLDDYELVVLPGGMPGATNLRDDDRLMSALQKMQEEGKWIAAICAAPIALNRAGVLKNKQFTCYDGIESDIETGTYIKQTVVVDGKVITSRGPATALTFAYELVHQLGGDSEQLATAMLYNDVYSD
- a CDS encoding HAD-IA family hydrolase, yielding MDYQDYIWDLGGTLLNNYETSTAAFVETLAGFGIQAAHDDVYKALKVSTPYAVAQFAPNIPAFLQTYKVNEARELAHPVLFEGAADLLKNIVAQGGRNFLISHRNDQVLEILDKTGISGYFTEVVTSNRGFKRKPNPESMLYLKDKYQIENGLVIGDRSIDTEAGQSAGFATYLFDDMENLKKFIKI